A region of Diospyros lotus cultivar Yz01 chromosome 3, ASM1463336v1, whole genome shotgun sequence DNA encodes the following proteins:
- the LOC127797207 gene encoding glutathione S-transferase U17-like, translating into MAKSEIKLLGVWASPYVNRVQIALNLKSVDYEFLEERFDNKSELLLKSNPVYKKVPVLIHDDKPVCESLIIVQYIDEVWTCGGSILPCDPYDRATARFWAAYIDDKWHPLMRELGTAEGEEAKAAIFEKVKEAMVVLEEAFTKCSKGSGFFGGERIGYVDIAFGSFLGWLKAGEKMEGLKLLDEAATPGLAAWSERFCSHEAVKGVIPETERLLELAHIIKQARLKAEAQSAPN; encoded by the exons ATGGCGAAGAGTGAGATAAAGCTTCTCGGTGTATGGGCCAGCCCGTATGTGAATCGGGTTCAAATAGCCCTCAACTTGAAGTCGGTCGACTACGAGTTCCTAGAAGAGAGATTTGACAACAAGAGCGAGCTGCTGCTCAAATCCAATCCGGTTTACAAGAAAGTCCCGGTTCTGATCCATGATGATAAGCCTGTTTGTGAGTCTCTTATCATAGTACAGTACATAGATGAAGTGTGGACTTGTGGTGGCTCTATTCTCCCTTGTGATCCGTACGATCGAGCCACTGCCCGCTTCTGGGCTGCCTATATTGATGATAAG TGGCATCCTCTGATGAGGGAGCTCGGAACAGCGGAGGGAGAGGAAGCAAAAGCGGCAATATTTGAGAAAGTAAAGGAAGCGATGGTTGTGCTGGAGGAGGCCTTCACTAAGTGCAGCAAAGGAAGCGGTTTCTTCGGAGGGGAAAGAATTGGGTATGTTGACATCGCATTTGGGTCTTTCTTGGGGTGGCTGAAGGCGGGGGAGAAGATGGAGGGTCTAAAGCTGTTAGATGAGGCGGCGACGCCGGGGCTGGCGGCATGGTCGGAGAGGTTCTGTTCACACGAGGCTGTGAAGGGTGTCATTCCGGAGACTGAGAGGCTCCTTGAGCTAGCTCACATTATTAAACAAGCCAGGCTTAAAGCCGAAGCCCAATCTGCTCCAAATTAA
- the LOC127797208 gene encoding glutathione S-transferase U17-like isoform X1, whose protein sequence is MAKNDVKLLGGWPSPFVNRVQIALNLKSVDYEFQEERIDNKSELLLKSNPVHKKVPVLIHDDKPICESLIIVQYVDEVWTSGPSILPSDPYDRATARFWAAYIDDKWFPPLRELRTTEGEEAKAELSKKLKEGLVLLEEAFIKCSKGKGFFGGERIGYLDIVFGSFLGWLKAVEKIAGLKLVGELVTPGLAAWAERFCSHEAVKGVIPETDRLVELAKIIQARLKAQSAPK, encoded by the exons ATGGCAAAGAACGACGTAAAGCTTCTCGGAGGATGGCCAAGCCCATTCGTGAACCGGGTTCAAATAGCCCTCAACTTGAAGTCCGTCGACTACGAGTTTCAAGAAGAGAGAATTGACAACAAGAGCGAGCTGCTGCTCAAATCCAACCCGGTTCACAAGAAAGTTCCGGTTTTGATCCATGATGATAAGCCTATTTGTGAGTCTCTTATCATAGTCCAGTACGTAGATGAAGTGTGGACTTCTGGTCCCTCTATTCTCCCGTCTGATCCGTACGATCGGGCCACTGCCCGTTTCTGGGCCGCCTATATCGATGATAAG TGGTTTCCTCCGCTGAGGGAGCTTAGAACGACGGAAGGAGAGGAAGCAAAAGCCGAATTATCGAAGAAACTGAAAGAAGGTTTGGTTTTGCTAGAGGAGGCCTTCATTAAGTGCAGCAAAGGAAAGGGTTTCTTTGGAGGGGAACGTATTGGGTACCTTGACATCGTATTCGGGTCCTTCCTGGGGTGGCTGAAGGCCGTGGAGAAGATAGCGGGTCTGAAGCTGGTGGGTGAGCTGGTGACGCCGGGGCTGGCGGCGTGGGCCGAGAGGTTCTGTTCGCATGAGGCCGTGAAGGGTGTGATTCCGGAGACTGATAGGCTCGTTGAGCTGGCTAAGATCATTCAAGCCAGACTTAAAGCCCAATCTGCTCCCAAATAG